A single Ketogulonicigenium vulgare WSH-001 DNA region contains:
- a CDS encoding ABC transporter permease — MAEAVRRKKQDLADNGAAIAVLRLAFLGLLLLLWWLASENVSRNLIPSPLQTYDAFWRLIENGRLLTALGDSLQVFLGGYGLAILVAVPLGLVMGSLKLLGKTLEVYLYALAATPRVAFIPLIIVFLGLGLEAKITVVFMGAVMPIVMNTYTGVQQVDRELIEMARSVGAKRRRIYWRIVLPGSLPYLIAGLRIGATIGLINTVVAELYTSVRGLGGLLATYGNSFRMAEYFVVVLSLALIGVVVTEILRHIEIRLARWKQGG; from the coding sequence ATGGCTGAAGCGGTGCGGCGCAAAAAGCAGGATCTGGCCGATAACGGCGCCGCGATCGCGGTGCTGCGGCTGGCGTTTTTGGGGCTGTTGCTGCTGCTGTGGTGGCTGGCGTCCGAAAACGTCTCGCGCAACCTGATCCCTTCGCCGCTGCAAACCTATGACGCCTTTTGGCGGCTGATCGAAAACGGCCGCCTGCTGACCGCGCTGGGCGATAGCCTGCAAGTCTTCCTTGGTGGATATGGCCTTGCCATTCTGGTCGCCGTGCCACTGGGGCTGGTGATGGGCAGCCTGAAGCTGCTGGGCAAAACGCTAGAGGTCTACCTTTATGCGCTGGCCGCAACGCCGCGCGTCGCGTTCATTCCGCTGATCATCGTGTTTCTGGGCCTTGGGCTAGAGGCGAAGATCACCGTGGTTTTCATGGGCGCGGTGATGCCGATCGTGATGAACACCTATACCGGCGTGCAACAGGTCGACCGCGAGTTGATCGAGATGGCGCGATCCGTGGGCGCGAAACGCCGCCGCATCTATTGGCGCATCGTACTGCCCGGATCGCTGCCCTATCTGATCGCGGGCCTGCGCATCGGCGCAACCATCGGGTTGATCAATACTGTCGTGGCCGAGCTTTACACCTCGGTCCGTGGACTTGGCGGATTGCTGGCCACCTATGGCAACAGCTTCCGCATGGCCGAATATTTCGTCGTCGTCCTCAGCCTCGCGCTGATCGGCGTCGTCGTGACGGAAATTCTGCGCCACATCGAAATTCGCCTTGCCCGATGGAAGCAGGGCGGATGA
- a CDS encoding peptidase M50: MIPVFDLTLWQVVLRVIGGLVAISLFGAALSWMFRLMGDSGPHYDGRSKPNPATQISWIAMVGVVLVRFGWAKPLDVDPKKLHGGAIGSVIAVLGAMAVLVLLGNLALWASAYAVTLFPPPFGLNIQNILTTLAPICAATAVINLIPLPPFAGGYVLKAVAPAVYRRMPPAWIIGAALIALFYVGRGLGLNGLLQSLASLLLPGRL, from the coding sequence ATGATCCCGGTCTTTGACCTTACGCTTTGGCAGGTCGTGCTGCGTGTGATCGGTGGGCTGGTTGCGATCAGCCTTTTCGGCGCGGCGCTGTCGTGGATGTTCCGCCTGATGGGCGATAGTGGCCCGCATTATGACGGGCGCAGCAAACCAAACCCGGCGACGCAAATCTCGTGGATCGCGATGGTCGGCGTGGTGCTGGTGCGCTTTGGCTGGGCCAAACCGCTGGATGTCGACCCGAAAAAGCTGCACGGCGGCGCAATTGGCTCGGTGATCGCGGTGCTGGGCGCAATGGCGGTGCTGGTGCTGCTGGGAAATCTTGCCCTCTGGGCAAGTGCCTATGCGGTGACACTGTTCCCGCCGCCCTTTGGCCTGAATATCCAAAACATCCTGACGACGCTTGCCCCGATTTGCGCGGCGACCGCGGTGATCAACCTGATCCCCCTGCCGCCCTTTGCCGGTGGTTATGTACTGAAAGCCGTGGCCCCCGCCGTCTATCGCCGGATGCCGCCTGCCTGGATTATCGGAGCCGCGCTGATCGCCTTGTTCTATGTGGGGCGCGGTTTGGGGCTGAATGGGCTGTTGCAAAGCCTTGCCAGCCTGCTGCTGCCCGGACGCCTATAG
- a CDS encoding VWA domain-containing protein, whose product MNFGLLFPAFLLIGALSALVLWLHAQRKRQVIVPSLRLWHALAIPSGAARRSRQWPPLTWPLVLQILAVLFAALALAQPFIGARPADHSILIIDSPLPEDTTALAAALTHEFAQARAVSVLAGGSAPRLIAARQNSGTLEAEDLINRARAAMRAAPSPQTDWRAIETRRQMIDPDGTAALVVLGDTPLPADQTARHVILSDVPPTQMSYTLTPAAQPYSFRLSGQIAMAEGVESARLVLGYADGPGVTPLPWVEKTLGRSVSGRINVMETLNLPGPGLLTVSLDGRLLGTFQTEAPAAENAYLYFGEGQQPWLNALRALPDTALYQSSAVPADLSTYRAAIVDGVAIDRAPALPTLWIGAAHLAGQDAPARLAQSDPDAWQTDNPVLAGIDLKPLLPGPAYQLPVIAGADVLLSAAGQPLIQLAEIDGIRQAWLAFDPRSSNWQNDPALALLTASVMGWLAPADPLLACTAAQPCYPDGRPLGQIVADQAARNDIATTGANLRLWLLLAATACIIADTVLAARRRGGRFGLPSVPATLASVIMLAAALNMPVPQPSAAAGLVAIDVQGASTQSGLRLDQQSMTTASSLPQISAAGPEAAATGVQQAALAIELANASLPSTQAGAILLGAPIATSPITDPALTSRLPIHYIAPAPPSGAPVLRSLELTGRPMQGEPLPVTLLVHAPAATDATLRLTLDGEMLSEVPVALHSGDNRIETLLPELESPEAFLQAELLTTGAVLPTQTAGLIIRPGPQRPVAVIAADRAEGEAVVQLLLDQGMVDITLLNPAQTPTYLRDWAPYGSVVLVDTPALEIEPYAQRMLQRMVNEYGLGLLIMGGPQSFGPGGYFETPLEELSPLSARVPREAPEVTMVFVLDRSGSMQQAVGDSNRLGVAKNATLSALELLNPQSQIGVIVFDTEETTVVPLSTLDIPAAQIALDRVDTGGGTAIYPGLVAAYRELQRSESPAKHIIVMTDGLSQPGDWEGILRQITADGTTVSAVAIGVGADTGAAENIARLGNGVAHISRDFEALPSILAQEAMMFSNPLNEEPSQPVWTGVTAPFLRAMPASLPPINAFVLTTAKPEATLAMTAPDAQGEDMPLLAWWRVGNGQVMAFASDVTSDWTAPWHDLPGYGALWADSLRAFQPVTPTSGLILTLAPDHESLAVTLTALSREGEPVLGLRPVAEVRTNQGTDLVNLHSVGGGVYRGTLARGLTGRYDATLTADSIAAIPLGAGEGTPAAPSASWYEAFAPAADDTRSIAGTLALAAMTGGAETTLAALQADLSGTQWQFAGAVPLLALIALALFLLDLIRRYADIRILRRRGSQSRPAPEGARP is encoded by the coding sequence ATGAATTTCGGCCTTTTGTTTCCGGCATTTTTGCTGATCGGCGCATTGTCGGCGCTTGTTCTGTGGCTGCATGCCCAGCGCAAACGGCAGGTGATCGTGCCCAGCCTGCGGCTATGGCATGCGCTGGCGATCCCGTCCGGCGCGGCGCGGCGGTCGCGCCAATGGCCGCCGCTGACATGGCCGCTTGTTCTGCAAATCTTGGCGGTGCTGTTTGCCGCGCTGGCCTTGGCGCAGCCCTTTATCGGCGCACGCCCCGCCGATCACAGCATCCTCATTATCGACAGCCCCCTGCCCGAGGATACGACCGCGCTGGCCGCCGCCTTGACCCATGAATTCGCGCAGGCGCGCGCGGTTTCTGTTCTGGCGGGCGGCAGCGCGCCGCGCCTGATCGCCGCGCGCCAGAACTCCGGTACGCTGGAGGCTGAGGATCTGATCAACCGCGCCCGCGCGGCGATGCGCGCCGCCCCATCGCCGCAAACGGATTGGCGCGCGATCGAGACACGGCGTCAGATGATTGACCCCGATGGCACAGCCGCGCTGGTTGTGCTGGGCGATACGCCCTTGCCTGCGGATCAAACTGCGCGCCATGTCATCTTGTCCGACGTCCCGCCGACGCAGATGAGCTATACGCTCACCCCTGCCGCACAGCCCTATAGCTTCCGCCTGTCGGGCCAGATCGCAATGGCCGAGGGCGTCGAGAGCGCGCGCCTTGTGCTGGGATATGCCGATGGTCCCGGTGTGACGCCGCTGCCTTGGGTGGAAAAGACGCTGGGCCGTTCGGTCTCAGGCCGCATCAATGTCATGGAAACGCTGAATCTGCCCGGCCCCGGCTTGCTGACGGTCAGTCTGGACGGACGCCTGCTGGGCACATTCCAGACCGAGGCGCCCGCCGCCGAAAATGCATATCTTTATTTTGGCGAGGGACAGCAGCCTTGGCTGAACGCCCTGCGTGCACTGCCCGATACGGCACTTTATCAATCCAGCGCGGTACCTGCCGACCTGTCCACCTATCGCGCCGCGATCGTGGACGGCGTCGCGATTGACCGCGCGCCCGCGCTGCCGACGCTGTGGATCGGTGCCGCGCATTTGGCGGGCCAAGACGCCCCCGCGCGACTGGCGCAATCCGATCCCGACGCGTGGCAGACCGACAATCCGGTGCTGGCGGGGATTGATCTGAAACCGCTGCTGCCCGGCCCGGCCTATCAACTGCCGGTCATCGCGGGGGCGGATGTCCTGCTATCCGCGGCGGGGCAGCCGCTGATCCAACTGGCCGAGATCGACGGCATCCGTCAGGCTTGGCTGGCCTTCGACCCGCGCAGCTCGAACTGGCAAAATGATCCGGCGCTGGCGCTGTTGACCGCGTCGGTGATGGGGTGGCTGGCGCCCGCAGATCCGCTGCTGGCCTGCACGGCGGCCCAGCCCTGCTATCCTGACGGTCGCCCGCTGGGGCAAATCGTGGCGGATCAAGCCGCACGCAACGATATCGCCACCACCGGCGCAAACCTGCGCCTGTGGCTGCTGCTGGCCGCGACCGCCTGTATTATCGCCGATACCGTGCTGGCGGCGCGCCGCCGCGGCGGGCGGTTTGGTCTGCCCTCTGTCCCGGCGACACTGGCAAGCGTCATCATGCTGGCGGCCGCACTGAATATGCCGGTGCCGCAGCCCTCGGCTGCCGCTGGGTTGGTGGCGATTGATGTGCAAGGTGCCAGCACGCAAAGCGGTTTGCGCCTTGACCAGCAAAGCATGACAACCGCCTCGTCCTTGCCGCAGATCAGTGCCGCCGGCCCCGAGGCGGCGGCGACAGGCGTGCAGCAAGCGGCGCTCGCGATTGAACTGGCCAATGCCAGCCTGCCCTCCACGCAAGCGGGTGCCATCTTGCTGGGCGCGCCGATTGCGACCTCGCCCATTACCGATCCTGCACTGACCTCGCGCCTGCCCATCCATTACATCGCGCCCGCCCCGCCGAGCGGCGCGCCCGTTCTGCGCAGCCTCGAGCTGACCGGCCGTCCCATGCAAGGCGAGCCGCTGCCCGTGACCTTGCTGGTCCATGCACCCGCCGCCACTGATGCAACGTTGCGCCTGACGCTGGATGGCGAAATGCTGTCCGAAGTCCCGGTCGCCTTGCACTCGGGCGACAACCGGATCGAGACGTTGCTGCCCGAGCTGGAAAGCCCCGAGGCTTTCTTGCAGGCCGAATTGCTGACAACGGGCGCGGTGCTGCCAACCCAAACCGCGGGCCTGATCATCCGTCCGGGTCCGCAGCGCCCCGTCGCCGTCATCGCGGCTGACCGGGCCGAGGGCGAGGCCGTCGTGCAACTGCTGCTGGATCAAGGCATGGTCGATATCACCTTGCTGAACCCCGCCCAAACCCCGACCTATCTGCGCGACTGGGCGCCCTATGGCAGCGTCGTGCTGGTAGACACGCCCGCGCTCGAGATCGAGCCCTATGCCCAGCGCATGTTGCAGCGCATGGTCAATGAATACGGCCTTGGTCTGCTGATCATGGGCGGCCCGCAGTCCTTTGGCCCCGGTGGATATTTCGAGACTCCGCTGGAAGAGCTGTCGCCCCTTTCGGCCCGCGTGCCACGTGAAGCGCCCGAGGTGACGATGGTTTTCGTTCTCGACCGCTCGGGCTCGATGCAGCAGGCGGTGGGTGACAGCAATCGGCTGGGCGTCGCAAAGAATGCGACCCTGTCGGCGCTGGAACTGCTGAACCCGCAAAGCCAGATCGGCGTCATCGTGTTTGATACCGAAGAAACGACCGTCGTGCCGCTGTCGACCCTGGATATCCCGGCGGCGCAGATCGCGCTGGACCGCGTGGATACCGGCGGCGGCACGGCGATCTATCCCGGTCTTGTGGCCGCCTATCGCGAATTGCAGCGCAGCGAGTCGCCCGCCAAACATATCATCGTCATGACGGACGGCCTGAGCCAGCCCGGCGATTGGGAGGGCATTCTGCGCCAGATCACAGCGGATGGCACCACCGTCTCGGCGGTTGCAATCGGTGTGGGCGCAGATACCGGCGCAGCAGAAAATATCGCCCGCCTCGGCAATGGCGTCGCCCATATCAGCCGCGATTTCGAGGCCCTGCCCTCGATCCTCGCGCAAGAGGCGATGATGTTCTCGAACCCGCTGAACGAGGAACCCAGCCAGCCGGTCTGGACGGGCGTCACCGCCCCCTTCTTGCGCGCCATGCCCGCTAGCCTGCCGCCGATCAACGCCTTTGTCCTGACTACGGCAAAGCCCGAGGCGACGCTGGCCATGACCGCGCCCGATGCGCAGGGCGAAGACATGCCCCTGCTGGCATGGTGGCGCGTCGGCAATGGTCAGGTTATGGCCTTTGCCTCGGATGTGACCAGCGACTGGACGGCACCATGGCATGATCTGCCGGGCTATGGCGCGCTATGGGCCGATAGCCTGCGCGCCTTCCAACCCGTCACCCCGACCAGCGGGTTGATCCTGACACTGGCCCCCGATCACGAATCCCTCGCCGTCACGCTGACCGCCCTCTCGCGCGAGGGTGAGCCGGTGCTGGGCCTGCGCCCCGTGGCCGAGGTGCGGACCAACCAAGGCACTGATCTGGTGAACCTGCATAGCGTCGGCGGCGGGGTTTATCGCGGCACGCTGGCGCGCGGGCTGACCGGACGCTATGACGCTACGCTGACCGCCGACAGCATCGCCGCCATTCCCCTTGGCGCAGGCGAGGGTACGCCCGCCGCACCCAGCGCCAGCTGGTATGAGGCCTTTGCCCCGGCCGCAGATGACACGCGCAGCATCGCTGGCACTTTGGCCCTTGCCGCGATGACCGGCGGGGCCGAGACAACCCTTGCTGCGCTACAGGCCGACCTGTCGGGCACCCAGTGGCAGTTTGCGGGCGCAGTGCCGCTGCTTGCACTGATCGCCCTTGCGCTATTCCTGCTGGACCTGATCCGGCGTTATGCTGACATTCGTATTCTTAGACGCCGGGGCAGCCAAAGCCGCCCGGCCCCGGAAGGAGCACGTCCATGA
- a CDS encoding DUF58 domain-containing protein has product MRPNPALLEQLMTAKLVPSLAQPSVGTGERRSRTKGPGIEFIDHRPYQPGDDTRHLDAYVMARSGEAVIREYALMRQVPITIVLDTSASMAEKRDVAGQIAQVFGFVGLAAGDRVQVAAPRGGALHLGPRLQGTQRAEILFDEIATAEAGPALDLTPLLRAAQSQRGLMIIISDWWDEGLAAQLPLAAAAGQEVLGIQLLAPIERDPTALGQGVMTLEDQESGAEIDVRLDSATLSAYTRAVTSWQQDLGQTFRRFSWHFLTLGTEDPLDDFFLRRCRGLGILT; this is encoded by the coding sequence ATGCGACCCAATCCCGCCCTGCTGGAACAGTTGATGACAGCAAAGCTGGTGCCTTCGCTGGCCCAGCCCTCTGTCGGCACGGGCGAGCGGCGGTCGCGGACGAAAGGGCCGGGGATCGAATTCATCGACCACCGCCCCTATCAGCCCGGCGATGATACGCGTCACTTGGATGCCTATGTCATGGCCCGCAGCGGCGAGGCGGTGATCCGCGAATATGCCCTGATGCGTCAGGTGCCGATCACAATCGTGCTGGATACCTCGGCCTCGATGGCGGAAAAACGCGATGTGGCGGGGCAGATTGCGCAGGTCTTTGGCTTTGTCGGCCTTGCCGCCGGTGACCGCGTGCAGGTAGCTGCCCCGCGCGGCGGCGCCCTGCACCTGGGGCCGCGCCTGCAAGGCACCCAGCGGGCCGAGATCCTGTTTGACGAGATTGCGACCGCCGAGGCAGGCCCCGCGCTGGACCTGACGCCGCTTTTGCGCGCCGCGCAGTCGCAACGCGGGCTGATGATCATCATTTCCGACTGGTGGGACGAGGGCTTGGCCGCGCAATTGCCGCTGGCCGCCGCCGCCGGACAAGAGGTGCTCGGCATCCAGCTATTGGCCCCGATCGAGCGTGACCCGACCGCCCTTGGGCAGGGCGTCATGACACTAGAAGATCAAGAGAGCGGCGCCGAGATTGACGTTCGCCTCGATTCCGCCACCCTTTCCGCCTATACCCGGGCGGTGACATCCTGGCAGCAGGACCTTGGCCAAACATTCCGGCGTTTCAGCTGGCATTTCCTGACTTTGGGAACCGAGGACCCGCTGGACGACTTCTTTCTACGCCGCTGTCGCGGTTTGGGGATCCTGACATGA
- a CDS encoding AAA family ATPase has translation MTIAETDAEMLARLRGALTATLQGMQTTVIGQQSAVRLLLLGLISGGHVLLEGPPGVGKTLMVRSLATATGLGFARVQFTPDLMPADITGANVLVPDAEGRNRLEFRPGPIFTQLLLADEINRATPRTQSALLEAMQEGTVTAGGATHQLPKPFFVLATQNPIEMEGTYTLPEAQTDRFLFRIDVAYPDQATLAGILTSTTGATQAVQQQSITPDDILALQQLVRAVPIAPEMVDAIARLVLMTQPDSPIATDEVRRNIRFGLSPRGAQALVMAAKAHAMVEGRNHVSSADVRAVLPAISAHRLQLNFEGRANGIDTSALIAAIFDKTVGKL, from the coding sequence ATGACCATCGCTGAAACCGATGCCGAAATGCTGGCCCGTCTGCGCGGCGCGCTGACGGCAACGCTGCAAGGTATGCAAACCACCGTCATCGGCCAGCAAAGCGCCGTGCGCCTGCTGCTGCTGGGGCTGATCTCGGGCGGTCACGTGCTGCTGGAAGGCCCGCCCGGCGTTGGTAAAACGCTGATGGTACGCAGCCTTGCCACGGCGACCGGCCTTGGCTTTGCGCGCGTGCAATTCACCCCCGACCTGATGCCCGCCGATATCACCGGCGCGAACGTGCTGGTGCCCGATGCCGAGGGGCGCAATCGTCTGGAATTCCGCCCCGGCCCGATCTTTACCCAGCTTTTGCTGGCGGATGAGATCAACCGCGCCACGCCGCGCACGCAATCGGCGCTGCTGGAAGCGATGCAAGAGGGCACCGTCACCGCAGGGGGCGCCACGCATCAACTGCCCAAGCCGTTCTTTGTGCTGGCCACCCAGAACCCGATCGAGATGGAGGGCACCTATACCCTGCCCGAGGCGCAGACCGACCGCTTTTTGTTCCGTATCGATGTGGCCTATCCTGACCAAGCGACGCTGGCAGGCATCCTGACCAGCACCACGGGCGCAACACAGGCCGTACAACAGCAGTCGATCACCCCCGATGACATTTTGGCGCTGCAACAGCTGGTGCGCGCGGTGCCCATCGCGCCCGAAATGGTCGATGCGATCGCGCGCCTTGTGCTGATGACGCAACCCGACAGCCCGATTGCAACCGACGAGGTGCGCCGCAACATCCGCTTTGGCCTCAGCCCGCGCGGCGCGCAGGCTCTGGTGATGGCCGCCAAGGCCCATGCCATGGTCGAGGGGCGCAACCATGTGTCTTCGGCCGATGTGCGCGCGGTTCTGCCCGCGATCTCGGCGCACCGCCTGCAACTGAACTTCGAGGGGCGCGCAAACGGCATTGATACCAGCGCCCTGATCGCCGCAATCTTTGACAAGACGGTGGGCAAGCTCTGA
- a CDS encoding ABC transporter substrate-binding protein, with the protein MKLTHKLALASALALIAAGAAHAEPFRMIVTDLEPPLVPNSIIDFAVAGGYFTEEGVELELVRVEQTPSALAAIQAGAGEMANISVDGLLQLVANGADDLRAVLTPNKALPYQIIGKEEIASLADIAGHSFGVGRVGSLDYSLSMNVLSTNGVDTNAVEVVALGQPAVRAQALSAGQVDATTVSLGIWLSLPDRTGLHIITNVDDFYAAAPVVNKVNIVTLETLENRQAEVDGITRAIIRASRDVAENSQLWVDFMTTARPDVSADTLEQLAAAFTTSWSVNGGLSADELNFTANWAYQTEEFQGVREVTLAEWVDFGPIDRALETLGTSDISDAVTR; encoded by the coding sequence ATGAAACTGACACATAAACTCGCGCTGGCCTCAGCGCTTGCCCTTATCGCAGCCGGTGCGGCCCATGCCGAACCGTTCCGCATGATCGTCACCGATCTCGAGCCGCCGCTGGTGCCGAACTCGATCATCGATTTCGCCGTCGCCGGTGGTTACTTTACCGAAGAAGGCGTCGAGCTAGAGCTGGTGCGCGTCGAACAGACGCCCTCGGCGCTGGCGGCCATTCAGGCGGGCGCGGGCGAGATGGCGAATATCTCGGTCGACGGGCTGCTGCAGCTGGTCGCCAATGGCGCCGATGACCTGCGCGCCGTCCTGACCCCGAACAAGGCGCTGCCCTATCAGATCATCGGCAAAGAAGAGATCGCATCGCTTGCCGATATCGCGGGGCATAGCTTTGGCGTCGGCCGCGTCGGCAGCCTCGATTATTCGCTGTCGATGAATGTCTTGTCGACCAATGGCGTTGACACGAATGCGGTAGAGGTTGTGGCCCTTGGCCAGCCCGCCGTGCGTGCGCAGGCGCTGTCGGCAGGTCAGGTGGATGCAACGACCGTTTCGTTGGGGATCTGGCTGTCGCTGCCCGACCGCACCGGCCTGCATATCATCACCAATGTCGATGATTTCTATGCCGCCGCGCCCGTGGTGAACAAAGTGAACATCGTCACTCTCGAAACGCTGGAAAACCGTCAGGCCGAAGTTGACGGCATCACCCGCGCCATCATCCGCGCCAGCCGCGATGTCGCTGAAAACAGCCAGCTTTGGGTGGATTTCATGACTACCGCCCGCCCCGATGTGTCGGCTGACACGCTGGAGCAACTGGCTGCGGCCTTTACCACCAGCTGGAGCGTGAATGGCGGCCTGTCTGCGGACGAGCTGAACTTTACCGCCAACTGGGCCTATCAGACCGAAGAATTCCAAGGCGTACGTGAAGTGACGCTGGCCGAATGGGTGGACTTCGGCCCGATTGACCGCGCGCTGGAAACCCTTGGCACCTCGGATATTTCCGATGCCGTTACGCGCTAA
- a CDS encoding ABC transporter ATP-binding protein yields the protein MDRPVSEQSSAGLVMENVSKSFLRPDGTETFALRDVNLRLADQEFIALVGPSGCGKTTMLRMANGLLAPDGGRVLLKGAPPNPGPDAGFVFQSFRLIPWETVLSNITFALMDMDMTKSERDARARHYLELVGLSRVAGNYPAQLSGGMRQRVALARALAVEPKILLMDEPFASLDAQTRELMQTELLSLWERRRALVMFVTHSVDEAVTLADRVVVMGAGRVLETVDIDLPRPREGEALRADPRYIELRTYLWSRIRELVLSDPASEFHGRQTGHLGHTA from the coding sequence ATGGACCGTCCCGTCTCAGAGCAATCCAGCGCCGGTTTGGTGATGGAGAATGTCTCGAAAAGCTTCCTGCGCCCCGACGGGACGGAAACCTTTGCGCTGCGCGATGTGAACCTGCGGCTGGCCGATCAGGAATTTATCGCCTTGGTCGGCCCGTCGGGCTGCGGCAAGACGACGATGCTGCGGATGGCGAATGGGTTGCTAGCGCCCGATGGTGGCCGCGTGCTGCTGAAAGGCGCGCCGCCCAATCCCGGGCCTGATGCAGGTTTCGTCTTTCAATCCTTTCGCCTGATCCCGTGGGAGACGGTGCTGTCCAACATCACCTTTGCGCTGATGGATATGGACATGACCAAATCCGAACGCGACGCCCGCGCGCGCCATTATCTGGAACTGGTGGGGCTGTCGCGCGTCGCAGGCAATTATCCGGCGCAGCTATCGGGCGGTATGCGCCAGCGCGTCGCCCTTGCCCGCGCCTTGGCGGTCGAGCCGAAAATCCTGCTGATGGACGAGCCCTTTGCCAGCCTAGATGCCCAAACGCGCGAGTTGATGCAAACCGAGCTGCTGTCCTTGTGGGAACGCCGCCGCGCGCTTGTGATGTTCGTGACCCATTCGGTGGACGAGGCCGTGACCTTGGCCGACCGTGTGGTCGTCATGGGCGCGGGCCGCGTGCTGGAAACCGTTGATATCGACCTGCCCCGCCCGCGCGAAGGCGAAGCCCTGCGCGCGGACCCCCGTTATATCGAACTGCGCACCTATCTGTGGTCGCGTATCCGCGAGTTGGTCCTGTCGGACCCCGCATCTGAATTCCACGGCCGCCAAACCGGCCATCTCGGCCATACGGCGTGA
- a CDS encoding ABC transporter ATP-binding protein — protein sequence MSTTTPADAVNAIEVRGISKRFGRIEALKGVDLTVPKNSIFALLGPNGAGKSTLIDILCTIRQQDKGTASVAGFDTRKNPLSVRRNIGVVFQNPTVDSRLSVRENLEFHGMVYQMPYRARKKRLLEVLELVDLSDWIDATVGSLSGGMKRRLEIARALMHEPRILFMDEPTVGLDAQSRAAIWDHLGRLRAGSDLTVVVTTHYIDEVDSCDRVCIIDHGMILADDAPQALKDAHGTTTLRLRPTSPDTASALRSRFPTAQPGAGDTLVLPLTGTEDLAGLMAEIGPLSSGLELHQPSLESVFLGLTGRDLREAGPAKPARKGARNG from the coding sequence ATGAGCACGACCACACCCGCAGACGCTGTAAATGCCATCGAGGTTCGCGGAATCTCGAAACGCTTTGGCCGGATCGAGGCGCTGAAAGGCGTCGATCTGACGGTGCCCAAAAACAGCATCTTTGCCCTGCTGGGCCCCAATGGCGCCGGAAAATCAACGCTGATCGACATTCTGTGCACCATCCGTCAGCAAGATAAGGGAACCGCCAGCGTCGCGGGTTTCGACACCCGCAAGAATCCGCTCTCCGTGCGCCGCAATATCGGCGTGGTGTTCCAGAACCCCACCGTGGATAGTCGCCTGTCGGTGCGCGAGAATCTGGAATTCCACGGCATGGTCTATCAGATGCCGTACCGCGCCCGCAAAAAGCGGCTGCTCGAGGTGCTGGAACTGGTCGATCTGTCGGATTGGATCGACGCCACCGTTGGATCGCTATCGGGCGGGATGAAGCGCCGGTTGGAAATCGCCCGCGCCCTGATGCACGAACCGCGCATCCTGTTCATGGACGAGCCGACCGTGGGTCTGGATGCGCAATCGCGCGCCGCGATCTGGGACCACTTGGGCCGCCTGCGTGCGGGATCGGATCTGACGGTCGTGGTCACCACTCACTACATCGACGAGGTCGACAGTTGCGACCGCGTTTGCATCATCGACCACGGCATGATTCTTGCCGATGATGCGCCCCAAGCGCTGAAAGACGCGCATGGCACCACGACCCTGCGTCTGCGCCCGACCAGCCCCGATACCGCCAGCGCGCTGCGCAGCCGCTTTCCCACCGCGCAACCGGGCGCGGGCGATACGCTGGTGCTGCCGCTGACCGGGACCGAGGATCTGGCCGGTCTGATGGCCGAAATCGGCCCGCTGTCCAGCGGACTGGAACTGCACCAGCCCTCGCTGGAAAGCGTGTTCCTTGGCCTGACGGGCCGCGATCTGCGCGAGGCAGGCCCCGCCAAACCCGCCCGCAAAGGGGCGCGTAATGGCTGA